The following coding sequences lie in one Zingiber officinale cultivar Zhangliang chromosome 2B, Zo_v1.1, whole genome shotgun sequence genomic window:
- the LOC122045822 gene encoding transmembrane protein 87B-like codes for MDLVAPIAVLLVAAAVTLGTEASIHAYDLEPFREVGNALLLSGGSEGIVASRLDALGPLRIGDGRAYIKFENITFSRSKESAQQHSKMEHSTGLVQAIIFDAADRDNIGGSAYGGQRSICCTPDLAKLEGCKQGEVIRRPSSVDPEWPVILSTHFNADYISTKLDPNQVNITKTGMYNLFFISCDPKLRGLTMSGKTIWKNPDGYLPGRMSSLMNFYMFMSLAYLVLSFIWFSQYVRFWRDILPLQNCILSVIALGLFEMTLWYFEYLNFNVTGIRPVGITTWVVTVGAVRKTVSRLLILIVSMGYGVVRPTLGGLTSKVLLLGVTYFLASELLSITENVGAINDISGKARLFLVLPNAFLDAFLILWIFTSLSRTLEKLQARRSTVKLDIYRKFTNALAVTVIASVAWIGYEVYFKATDPFSERWQSAWIITAFWDVQSLLLLCIMCYLWAPSQSSQRYTYSGEAGEDDEEAQVLTKGTLDANIGLVRIDRKERGVDDGDTFTLEDNAEEDKQS; via the exons ATGGATCTGGTGGCCCCAATCGCCGTGCTCCTCGTCGCCGCGGCGGTGACCTTGGGGACGGAGGCCTCGATCCACGCCTACGACCTCGAGCCCTTCAGGGAAGTAGGGAACGCGCTCCTCCTCTCCGGCGGCAGCGAGGGCATCGTCGCGTCCCGCCTCGACGCCCTTGGTCCCCTACGGATCGGAGATGGTCGGGCTTACATCAA ATTTGAGAACATAACATTCTCAAGGAGCAAGGAATCAGCTCAGCAACATTCAAAGATGGAGCACAGCACAGGATTAGTCCAGGCAATTATATTTGATGCAGCTGACCGTGATAATATCGGTGGATCTGCATATGGTGGACAGAGGTCCATATGTTGCACCCCTGATCTTGCTAAGCTTGAAGGGTGCAAACAAGGTGAGGTCATCAGAAGACCATCTTCTGTGGATCCAGAATGGCCAGTTATACTCAGTACACACTTCAATGCAGATTATATATCCACAAAACTGGATCCTAATCAGGTTAATATAACAAAGACTGGAATGTATAACTTGTTCTTCATCTCTTGCGATCCTAAATTAAGAGGACTTACAATGAGTGGGAAGACAATCTGGAAAAATCCTGATGGGTATTTGCCCGGAAGGATGTCATCGTTGATGAACTTCTACATGTTCATGTCTCTGGCCTATTTGGTGCTCAGCTTCATTTGGTTTTCTCAGTATGTTAGGTTCTGGAGGGATATTTTACCTCTCCAGAATTGCATCTTGTCAGTGATTGCTCTCGGCTTGTTTGAAATGACTCTTTGGTACTTTGAGTACTTAAATTTCAATGTCACTGGTATAAGACCTGTAGGAATAACGACTTGGGTTGTCACTGTTGGAGCAGTCAGAAAGACCGTGTCACGTCTTCTTATTCTGATAGTTTCTATGGGATATGGTGTTGTTCGGCCAACATTGGGAGGTCTTACCTCAAAGGTGCTCTTGCTTGGAGTAACATACTTTTTGGCATCAGAGTTACTCAGCATTACTGAAAATGTTGGGGCAATAAATGACATTTCAGGAAAAGCGAGACTGTTTCTTGTCCTTCCAAATGCATTTCTGGATGCTTTCTTGATTCTATGGATCTTTACTTCGCTTTCACGGACATTAGAGAAGCTACAG GCTCGGAGGAGTACAGTTAAGCTAGATATATACAGGAAGTTTACAAATGCATTGGCTGTTACGGTGATTGCTTCGGTTGCTTGGATAGGATATGAG GTTTATTTCAAAGCTACAGATCCTTTCAGCGAGCGATGGCAGAGTGCGTGGATCATCACTGCGTTCTGGGACGTTCAATCTTTGCTGCTTCTCTGCATCATGTGCTACTTGTGGGCGCCGTCCCAGAGCTCTCAAAG GTATACTTATTCCGGCGAAGCTGGCGAGGACGACGAAGAAGCCCAAGTTCTTACGAAAGGCACTCTGGACGCCAACATTGGATTGGTAAGGATTGATAGGAAGGAGAGGGGTGTGGATGACGGAGACACATTCACTCTTGAAGACAATGCGGAAGAGGACAAGCAGTCgtag